Below is a window of Paremcibacter congregatus DNA.
GGCGTGCTTATCAGCATCGGCTTCATCTTTATTTCATAGAAGGTTGATTTCCCAGCACCATTGGGACCAGCGATCACATATAGGGTGGGTTTTCTCTTATTGGCCATATTGGTTCTTATTTATAAATAAGATTACCTTCTTCATCCTCACCTACCCCCAAGCCAGCTTTTTGACGCTTTTCAAAAAATACTCTTTCTGCGTCACTGGTTTCTTCCAGTGCACTGAAGATTTTTTCATCAAAAATAACACCCTCTTCAATCGAAAGATTATCTGCATCAAACTTACCAGCCAGTGCTGCTTTTATTCGGGTATAATCAAATGAAGGGGATTGTTCAATGGCTTGGCCAATACGCAGCCAATGTTCGGCTTGTTTTGCAACAGACCGTCTTAATAATTTTGCTTCAAAGCGCACATCTTTTACAATATCGTCCGCAAGCTTGATCGATTGACCCATTAAAAACTCCAAAATCATTCATGGTGGCATTATGCCACCTCTTGAGAGTATGAAAATGAAAACAGAAAGTCAACTGAAATATGGCTATTACGCCTCATACTCAAGAGAACAGATGCTCAAGTGTCGATATCACAAACCATCGTTGGGTTTCCAGGCCGGTTGTGCGTCAAAGGTTGGAACCGCTTCATCCATAATGTCCCAGGGCTTGCGGTTTCGGGCAAAAACAGTCACATCTGGCTCAAACCGTGAAGAATCGTCCAATGTACCAAGTGTGATCGTTAAATATTCTTCTGCGCCGCTATTCCGTCCGTAAAGAGAGCTGCTGCAGGCGGTGGAGTGTCTACTGACAAGCCCCTAGAATTTTAAGACACCTTGCGCTACACAATGAAGCAAGTCCACTTAAAAGGTGGATCACTTAATGGGGGCATGTCAGGGCATTTGCCTCAGTGGTTTTCCACTCATCTGTCGCCGATGCAAAATCGAGCCATTCTTTCACAAAATCAACAGGACTAACATAATCATCAAGATTGCCCTTTGGCGTAAAATGTGAACGGTATCCAGTTTCATTTCAGATAGAGTACGGCCTACTATAATCAGGCTCATACCTTCGTTACCCCAGCAGTAACCTCTAACTCAGCTACTTCCGCATCCTTCCATGCTTTGAAATCATAATGGATCGCATGCAGCGCAGGAATCAACAACAGCACTACAAAGGAAGAAACAACGGTACCAAAGCTGAGCGCAATTGCGAACGGCACAAGGAACAG
It encodes the following:
- a CDS encoding ParD-like family protein, with the translated sequence MGQSIKLADDIVKDVRFEAKLLRRSVAKQAEHWLRIGQAIEQSPSFDYTRIKAALAGKFDADNLSIEEGVIFDEKIFSALEETSDAERVFFEKRQKAGLGVGEDEEGNLIYK